The following coding sequences lie in one Xylocopa sonorina isolate GNS202 chromosome 7, iyXylSono1_principal, whole genome shotgun sequence genomic window:
- the LOC143425032 gene encoding uncharacterized protein LOC143425032, protein MKRPFEAIIEDVIVEPSKVQPIIVNFQNGELKDEEAKKMSCGLFYDQKKQNTMLALSNGQIVYRGYKPDTSQDLMRTMLVLHNRRTGKVRLVQVERWQVAPVLDKPSLEDNKGPEEHKVATLNKQFGSKKVKRRTEQFERLRVNVESVREELEQTVSNVEIDRMELSTEVPDSEYITNTTLPGCNRDALSPSDVYNIYDIIPENKLETLYNKVTEILNDNSISIETNSKFITQTLRHLKSDPDNVTKVALLLYIHAVSVWLNMPIKDAKKRGIEVCAASDDVNLHIINTYSVQSNHGRMRPNSVKDKGVIHCMILALVICNFTLDLELFATIFTHRIGLKKLTDLARLIGAVPQKGDKKVVTLKVPLPGPMSVLKKGRKKL, encoded by the exons ATGAAACGACCGTTCGAAGCGATTATCGAAGATGTCATTGTAGAACCGTCCAAGGTGCAGCCGATCATTG TTAACTTCCAAAATGGAGAGCTCAAGGATGAGGAGGCAAAGAAGATGTCGTGCGGTTTATTTTATGACCAGAAGAAGCAAAACACTATGCTGGCTCTGTCGAACGGACAGATTGTTTATAGAGGTTATAAACCAGATACTAGCCAAGACCTGATGCGTACTATGCTTGTGCTTCATAACAGAAGAACAGGAAAAGTCAGGCTGGTTCAGGTGGAACGGTGGCAAGTAGCACCGGTTTTAGACAAACCATCGTTGGAAGACAATAAAGGACCCGAGGAACATAAGGTTGCTACATTGAATAAACAGTTTGGTTCGAAGAAAGTGAAAAGGAGGACGGAACAATTTGAAAGGCTGAGAGTAAATGTAGAGTCTGTTAGGGAGGAACTCGAACAAACTGTATCTA ATGTTGAAATCGATAGGATGGAATTGTCAACAGAAGTACCAGATAGCGAATATATCACGAATACAACTTTACCAGGATGCAATAGAGATGCTCTCTCTCCAAGcgatgtatataatatatacgaTATTATTCCAGAAAATAAACTGGAAACTTTATATAATAAAGTTACAGAAATTTTAAATGATAATTCCATTAGTATAGAAAC GAATTCAAAGTTCATTACTCAAACATTAAGGCACTTAAAGTCAGATCCAGATAACGTGACAAAGGTTGCACTGTTACTTTATATTCATGCAGTTTCAGTATGGTTAAACATGCCGATCAAAGATGCCAAGAAACGCGGTATAGAAGTTTGTGCAGCTTCTGATGATGTTAACTTGCACATAATAAATACATACAGTGTTCAAAGTAATCATGGACG GATGAGACCGAACAGTGTTAAAGACAAAGGAGTCATTCATTGTATGATTCTAGCTTTAGTTATTTGCAATTTTACATTGGATTTGGAGTTGTTCGCTACTATATTCACTCATCGTATCGGCCTGAAAAAGTTGACCGATCTCGCAAGATTAATCGGTGCTGTACCCCAAAAGGGGGATAAAAAAGTTGTCACGCTGAAAGTTCCATTGCCAGGACCGATGTCTGTtctaaaaaaaggaagaaagaaactATAA